One genomic region from Brachionichthys hirsutus isolate HB-005 chromosome 24, CSIRO-AGI_Bhir_v1, whole genome shotgun sequence encodes:
- the atp5pf gene encoding ATP synthase-coupling factor 6, mitochondrial: MPLRRLFQLASLLRSAVSLTLSRNVGISAVLFNRAKELDPIQKLFLDKIRDYKTKSKATGGIVDAGPAYSKNLSEEVTKLQRLYGGGDFNKLPDFKFPEPKLDEGAK, from the exons ATGCCGCTTCGCCGCTTGTTCCAGCTGGCCTCGCTGCTGCGGTCTGCGGTGAGCCTGACCCTGAGCAGGAACGTCGGTATCTCTGCTGTCCTCTTCAACCGGGCCAAGGAGCTCGATCCCATCCAGAAGCTGTTCTTGGACAAGATCCGGGACTATAAAACCAAGAGCAA GGCTACAGGTGGCATCGTGGATGCAGGACCTGCCTACAGCAAGAACTTATCTGAGGAGGTCACCAAACTGCAGCGGTTGTATGGCGGAGGAGACTTCAACAAGTTACCTGATTTCAAATTCCCAG